One Bacillus sp. 1780r2a1 DNA segment encodes these proteins:
- a CDS encoding thiazole synthase yields the protein MLKIGKYEFASRLLLGTGKFPDYTTQRQAVEESETEILTFAVRRMDIFDQSQPNLLEALDVKRFTLLPNTAGAKNAEEAVRIAKLAKASGLCDMVKVEVIGCDKTLLPDPVETLKASEELLKEGFTVLTYTSDDVVLARRLEELGVHAIMPGASPIGSGQGIINPLNLQFIIEQSKVPVIVDAGIGTASDAAKAMELGADAVLLNTAVSGAKDPVKMARAMKLAIEAGRDAYLAGRIPFKEYAVASSPTEGMSMG from the coding sequence ATGTTGAAAATAGGAAAATATGAATTTGCATCTCGTTTACTTTTAGGTACAGGGAAGTTTCCAGATTATACGACGCAGCGTCAAGCAGTAGAAGAATCAGAAACAGAGATTTTAACATTTGCAGTGAGGAGAATGGATATTTTTGATCAGTCTCAGCCTAACTTGCTTGAAGCTCTTGATGTTAAAAGGTTTACGCTTTTACCAAATACAGCTGGAGCTAAAAATGCCGAAGAAGCGGTTCGAATTGCGAAGCTGGCAAAGGCATCTGGGTTGTGTGATATGGTCAAGGTTGAGGTGATTGGCTGTGATAAAACGTTATTGCCAGACCCTGTTGAAACGTTAAAAGCAAGTGAAGAGTTGTTAAAAGAAGGTTTTACAGTATTAACGTATACGTCTGATGATGTTGTACTTGCTAGAAGGCTTGAGGAACTAGGTGTTCATGCTATTATGCCTGGAGCTTCTCCAATTGGGTCGGGACAAGGGATTATTAATCCGTTGAACCTGCAGTTTATTATTGAACAGTCTAAGGTGCCTGTTATTGTAGATGCGGGCATTGGTACAGCTTCTGATGCTGCCAAGGCAATGGAGCTAGGTGCGGATGCTGTTTTACTAAACACCGCTGTATCAGGCGCAAAAGATCCTGTGAAAATGGCTCGCGCGATGAAGCTTGCAATCGAAGCGGGGCGTGATGCTTATTTAGCTGGTCGTATTCCATTTAAAGAATATGCGGTCGCAAGTAGCCCAACAGAAGGGATGAGTATGGGGTGA
- the thiO gene encoding glycine oxidase ThiO, whose product MQIHYDALVIGGGVIGASTAYHLSKMGYQVAILEKNQIGCEASGAAAGILGAQAEIDEEGPLLELAIQSRSLFPNLVAELKEKTNIDVEFIQKGLLKVAATEAEAGLLKAKAERHRRWDSEVKWLSPDAARQAEPLLTPDTYGAISIPKDGQLMPAKLTQALVHGALYHQAAIYENCHVHELIYDNKKVVGVRTSAGNFYSDQVMVSAGAWTKDLVTAIQPKHLFPIKGECISLTTNQPSIQKTIFLDEGFYVVPKAGGRIVIGATKRPHDYTKHVSAEAIEFLISKAISLVPSLAEASFEKAWAGLRPQTVDGWPYLGQHPELDNVYLACGHYRNGILLSAITGKIMAEQMKGENPKHSFFSAFRLQREMEGTY is encoded by the coding sequence ATGCAAATACATTATGATGCACTCGTTATTGGTGGCGGGGTCATTGGAGCCTCAACCGCGTATCACCTTTCTAAAATGGGATATCAAGTAGCAATTTTAGAAAAAAACCAGATTGGTTGTGAAGCATCGGGAGCAGCTGCTGGAATATTAGGTGCGCAAGCTGAAATTGATGAAGAAGGGCCGCTTTTAGAGCTAGCCATTCAAAGTAGGTCGCTTTTTCCGAATCTCGTTGCTGAATTAAAAGAAAAAACGAATATTGATGTTGAGTTCATTCAAAAAGGACTATTAAAAGTAGCAGCAACTGAAGCGGAAGCAGGTTTGCTAAAAGCCAAAGCAGAGCGTCACAGGCGGTGGGATTCGGAAGTGAAGTGGTTATCTCCTGACGCAGCAAGGCAAGCTGAACCGTTGTTAACCCCTGATACATACGGGGCTATTAGCATTCCAAAAGATGGCCAGCTGATGCCAGCTAAGTTAACCCAAGCTTTGGTACACGGAGCTTTGTACCATCAGGCAGCTATTTATGAGAACTGTCATGTTCATGAGCTTATATACGATAACAAAAAGGTAGTTGGCGTACGGACATCAGCGGGCAACTTCTACAGTGACCAAGTGATGGTAAGCGCCGGTGCTTGGACGAAAGATCTGGTGACGGCTATTCAGCCAAAGCATTTGTTTCCTATTAAAGGTGAGTGTATATCCCTCACGACCAATCAACCAAGCATTCAAAAGACCATATTTTTAGATGAAGGATTTTATGTTGTTCCAAAAGCAGGGGGAAGAATAGTGATTGGAGCTACAAAGCGTCCCCATGATTACACGAAGCACGTATCTGCAGAAGCTATTGAATTTTTAATTAGCAAAGCAATCTCTCTTGTTCCATCACTTGCAGAGGCGTCATTTGAAAAAGCATGGGCAGGGCTTCGTCCACAAACTGTAGATGGTTGGCCATATTTAGGACAGCACCCGGAATTAGATAATGTTTATTTAGCATGTGGACACTATCGAAATGGTATTTTACTAAGTGCAATCACAGGTAAAATCATGGCGGAGCAAATGAAAGGTGAGAATCCAAAACATTCCTTTTTTTCAGCTTTTCGCTTACAAAGAGAAATGGAGGGAACGTATTGA
- the thiS gene encoding sulfur carrier protein ThiS has protein sequence MNLVINGKSVEIDSSIQTVSELLESRDLHEKVVIVELNKEILQKQDHEKASLSEGDLLEIVSFVGGG, from the coding sequence TTGAACTTAGTGATTAATGGAAAGAGCGTTGAGATAGATTCCTCAATTCAAACGGTTTCTGAGTTATTAGAATCAAGGGATTTACATGAGAAAGTAGTGATTGTCGAGTTAAATAAAGAGATTTTACAAAAGCAAGATCATGAAAAAGCCTCATTGTCAGAAGGCGATTTACTAGAGATTGTTTCATTTGTAGGAGGAGGATGA
- a CDS encoding amino acid ABC transporter permease codes for MFLLNSIFTDPERAERLISIAQSSLYPMIEGAIQYTIPLTLISFILGLILAILTALGRLSSIKVFNIIARVYVSLIRGTPLLVQLFIIFYGLPTLDITIDPFVAAVIGFSLNVGAYASEIIRAAILSIPKGQWEAGYSIGMTYTQALKRIILPQAARVSIPPLSNSFISLIKDTSLASLILVTEMFRRAQEIAATNYEFLLLYTEAALLYWIMCTILSIVQGRIEAKLDRYVSR; via the coding sequence ATGTTTCTCCTAAATAGTATCTTTACTGACCCTGAGCGTGCAGAGCGCTTAATCTCTATTGCTCAATCCTCCCTCTATCCAATGATAGAGGGAGCTATTCAATATACTATTCCACTAACGCTTATTTCATTTATACTAGGCCTTATTTTAGCTATTCTTACAGCGCTTGGACGCTTATCTTCTATAAAAGTATTTAATATAATTGCGCGCGTATACGTGTCACTGATTCGAGGGACACCTTTACTAGTGCAATTATTTATTATTTTCTACGGGTTGCCAACGCTAGATATTACAATTGATCCATTTGTTGCCGCAGTAATTGGGTTTTCATTAAACGTAGGTGCGTACGCATCTGAAATCATCCGTGCTGCGATTTTATCGATTCCTAAAGGGCAATGGGAAGCTGGTTATTCAATTGGGATGACATATACTCAAGCTTTAAAGCGTATTATTTTACCCCAAGCTGCTCGCGTATCCATTCCGCCTTTATCGAATTCATTCATTAGCCTTATTAAAGATACGTCGCTAGCATCTCTTATTTTGGTAACCGAAATGTTTCGTCGTGCACAAGAAATTGCGGCCACAAACTATGAATTTTTATTACTTTATACGGAAGCGGCTCTTTTATACTGGATTATGTGTACCATTCTTTCCATTGTTCAAGGACGAATTGAAGCGAAGCTTGACCGTTATGTCTCAAGATAA
- a CDS encoding thiazole biosynthesis adenylyltransferase ThiF, which produces MTARYSRQELFSPIGKEGQKKLSQKHILLIGAGALGTGNAEALVRAGVGKLTIIDRDYVEWSNLQRQQLYSERDAANRIPKAVAASERLAEINGDVDIEAHVADGTPQFIEQLLENVDLIIDATDNFDTRLVINDLSQKHQIPWIYGACVGSYGISYTIVPGETPCLACLLESVPLGGVTCDTVGIISPAVQMVVAHQVTEALKILVEDQGALRSQLVSFDVWKNEYRTMNVHALKTDECTSCGQQPVFPALQFENQLKTAVLCGRDTVQIRPAKATQAPNIVELEQHLKGKGYRVDRNPYLLSVAIDDYRLVVFQDGRIFVHGTKDTVEAKNLYHRYIG; this is translated from the coding sequence GTGACAGCGCGCTATTCACGTCAAGAGCTCTTTTCCCCGATTGGTAAAGAAGGACAGAAAAAATTATCACAAAAGCATATCTTATTAATTGGAGCAGGTGCTCTAGGGACAGGAAATGCAGAAGCGCTTGTTCGAGCTGGGGTTGGAAAGTTAACAATCATTGACCGAGATTATGTAGAGTGGAGCAATTTGCAGCGTCAGCAGCTTTATAGTGAGAGAGATGCAGCTAATCGTATTCCAAAAGCAGTAGCTGCTTCAGAAAGGCTCGCTGAGATTAATGGAGATGTTGATATTGAAGCACACGTAGCAGACGGTACGCCTCAATTTATTGAACAGCTGCTGGAAAACGTTGATTTAATAATTGATGCTACGGATAACTTTGATACACGTCTTGTAATAAATGACTTATCACAAAAACACCAAATTCCTTGGATTTATGGAGCGTGTGTGGGGAGCTATGGGATTAGCTATACAATCGTTCCCGGAGAAACTCCATGTTTAGCATGTTTGTTAGAATCAGTACCTTTAGGTGGGGTTACGTGTGACACGGTAGGGATTATTAGCCCTGCTGTACAGATGGTTGTTGCACACCAAGTGACAGAGGCACTAAAGATTCTTGTAGAAGATCAAGGAGCACTGCGTTCACAGCTAGTATCATTTGATGTTTGGAAAAATGAATACCGTACCATGAACGTTCATGCTTTAAAAACAGATGAATGTACATCGTGTGGTCAGCAGCCAGTTTTTCCTGCACTTCAATTTGAAAATCAGTTGAAAACAGCTGTACTATGCGGACGTGACACTGTACAAATTCGCCCTGCAAAGGCAACGCAAGCACCTAACATAGTAGAGTTAGAACAGCATTTAAAAGGTAAAGGGTACCGAGTGGACCGAAATCCATATCTTTTGTCCGTAGCAATTGATGATTATCGTCTTGTTGTGTTTCAGGATGGAAGAATTTTTGTACACGGCACAAAAGATACAGTAGAAGCAAAAAACCTTTATCACCGTTATATTGGGTAA
- a CDS encoding hemolysin family protein: protein MVDLPLSQIILLAVLILLSAFFSSAETAFSSVNKIRLKNYADEKRRGSKKALLITENFDQALSTILIGNNIVNIAASSISAKVAIDLFGGNSALVISTVVMTILILIFGEVLPKSLAKEHAESFTLMISGILYFLIKVLTPISYLFVLLKSGVSKLFTGKEYSPSVTEEEIKVMVDLSEEEGVIDNQEKELVHRSLEFNEIVVGQILKPRIDMVAIEVNQPIDEIKEIFLEERYSRIPVYEDNIDNIIGILSERDFLTYLVQEKEVNLRELVREPMFVVESMKISVLLPELQKNKVHMAIVVDEFGGTSGLVTLEDILEEIVGEIWDEHDEAVRYVDQISETEFEFNTEIPLDDFLKYVEVPAPESSYHTLGGWIFEQFERVPVAGDFFSYEGVTFTIKEVENRRIRKVNVQVQSASNNELEIAD, encoded by the coding sequence TTGGTAGACCTACCCCTGAGTCAAATTATTTTGTTGGCAGTTCTTATCTTATTATCAGCTTTCTTTTCATCTGCTGAAACAGCTTTTTCAAGTGTAAATAAAATACGCCTGAAAAACTATGCTGATGAAAAAAGAAGAGGAAGCAAAAAAGCGCTGTTGATTACTGAAAACTTTGACCAAGCGTTATCCACCATTTTAATTGGAAATAACATTGTAAACATTGCTGCATCTTCTATTTCAGCGAAGGTAGCAATTGATTTATTCGGCGGTAATTCAGCGCTTGTCATTAGTACAGTAGTTATGACCATCTTAATTTTAATTTTTGGTGAAGTATTACCTAAATCATTAGCAAAAGAGCATGCAGAAAGCTTTACATTGATGATATCCGGTATTTTATACTTTTTAATTAAAGTACTAACACCAATCTCTTATCTTTTTGTTTTGCTGAAGTCTGGTGTGTCAAAACTATTCACAGGTAAAGAATATAGCCCTTCAGTTACTGAAGAAGAAATTAAAGTAATGGTTGACCTGAGTGAAGAGGAAGGCGTTATTGATAATCAAGAAAAAGAGCTTGTTCATCGTTCGTTAGAGTTTAATGAAATTGTTGTTGGACAAATTCTTAAACCAAGAATCGATATGGTAGCGATAGAGGTCAATCAGCCGATTGATGAAATAAAAGAAATCTTTTTAGAAGAACGATATTCGCGAATTCCAGTTTATGAAGATAATATTGACAATATTATTGGAATTTTATCAGAACGTGATTTTTTAACATATTTAGTTCAAGAAAAAGAAGTAAATCTTCGTGAATTAGTACGTGAGCCAATGTTTGTAGTCGAATCAATGAAAATTTCTGTTTTACTACCTGAATTACAGAAGAACAAAGTACATATGGCAATCGTTGTAGATGAATTTGGTGGTACTTCAGGTCTGGTGACGCTTGAAGATATTTTAGAAGAAATTGTAGGAGAAATTTGGGATGAACACGATGAAGCTGTTCGCTATGTGGATCAAATTAGTGAAACAGAGTTTGAATTTAATACGGAAATCCCCCTTGATGATTTCTTAAAATATGTTGAGGTGCCGGCACCAGAAAGTTCGTATCATACCCTTGGTGGCTGGATTTTTGAACAGTTTGAACGAGTTCCTGTTGCAGGAGATTTCTTTAGTTATGAAGGCGTAACGTTTACAATTAAAGAGGTTGAAAATCGTCGTATTCGTAAAGTCAATGTTCAAGTTCAGTCAGCGTCAAATAATGAATTGGAAATAGCAGACTAG
- the thiD gene encoding bifunctional hydroxymethylpyrimidine kinase/phosphomethylpyrimidine kinase, translating into MSVAKALTIAGSDSGGGAGIQADLKTFQERKVFGMSAITAVTAQNTLGVQGVYPLTEEAIAKQIDSVVTDLRPDAIKTGMLFSSDIIRIVADKLHKYELKNVVVDPVMIAKGGQSLLQQEAIVALNDVLLPLSEVVTPNIPEAEIMTGYEITTMEQRREAAKNLHSLGVKNVVIKGGHDQSQEEMIDLVYDGQFFHEIVHKRVDTKHTHGTGCTFAACVAAELAKGATILEAVQLASDFVHAAIKDTLEIGNGHGPTNHWAYRKLT; encoded by the coding sequence ATGAGTGTAGCAAAAGCACTGACAATAGCTGGCTCTGATAGCGGAGGAGGAGCCGGAATTCAAGCAGACTTAAAAACATTTCAAGAGCGTAAAGTATTTGGTATGTCCGCTATCACAGCGGTAACGGCTCAAAACACTCTAGGTGTTCAAGGGGTATATCCGCTCACTGAGGAAGCAATTGCCAAGCAAATTGACTCAGTTGTTACCGATTTACGCCCAGATGCCATTAAGACAGGCATGCTTTTTAGCTCAGATATTATCCGTATTGTGGCGGATAAGCTGCATAAGTACGAACTGAAAAACGTAGTAGTCGACCCGGTTATGATCGCAAAAGGCGGACAATCATTACTTCAGCAAGAAGCTATTGTTGCGTTAAATGATGTACTGCTACCACTATCCGAAGTTGTGACGCCTAATATTCCCGAAGCAGAAATTATGACAGGATATGAAATTACAACGATGGAACAGCGAAGAGAAGCAGCCAAAAATCTTCATAGCCTTGGAGTGAAAAATGTAGTCATAAAAGGGGGCCACGATCAATCCCAAGAGGAGATGATTGATTTAGTCTATGACGGTCAGTTCTTTCATGAAATTGTTCATAAGCGCGTAGATACGAAGCATACGCACGGAACAGGTTGTACGTTTGCTGCTTGTGTAGCAGCCGAGTTAGCTAAAGGAGCAACTATTCTAGAAGCCGTTCAGCTTGCTTCGGATTTCGTCCATGCTGCGATTAAGGATACGCTAGAAATTGGAAATGGGCATGGACCTACAAATCATTGGGCTTATCGGAAGCTTACGTAA
- a CDS encoding alpha/beta-type small acid-soluble spore protein, which produces MANYQKASNSNSSNKLVAPGAQAAIDQMKFEIASEFGVNLGPDTTARANGSVGGEITKRLVQLAEQQLGGGKY; this is translated from the coding sequence ATGGCAAACTACCAAAAAGCATCAAACAGCAATTCATCAAACAAGTTAGTAGCACCTGGAGCTCAAGCTGCTATCGATCAAATGAAATTCGAAATCGCAAGTGAATTTGGCGTAAACTTAGGGCCAGACACAACAGCTCGCGCAAACGGATCTGTTGGTGGAGAAATCACTAAGCGCTTAGTACAATTAGCTGAGCAACAATTAGGTGGCGGCAAGTACTAA
- the tenI gene encoding thiazole tautomerase TenI has translation MIPKLHAVSTGKQSFEQLLKISRDIDPYVGAIHIREKERTARELEMLIEELKKDVHASKLIVNDRVDVAFASHVKGVHLAYHSLSVQGVKAHFQPLIVGKSVHSIKEAQEAEQTGVDYVIYGHVYPSKSKLGQTPRGLERLNQVVRSVKIPVIAIGGIMPCNVSEVLSTGAHGIAVMSGVFQDENPLQAAKEYDEQLRRWSDTYANTL, from the coding sequence ATGATACCCAAACTACATGCTGTGTCAACAGGGAAACAGTCCTTTGAACAGCTTCTGAAAATTAGCAGAGATATTGACCCGTATGTAGGAGCTATCCATATTCGAGAAAAAGAGCGAACGGCACGAGAGTTAGAAATGCTCATTGAAGAACTCAAAAAAGACGTGCACGCTTCAAAGCTAATTGTTAACGATCGAGTAGATGTAGCTTTTGCCTCTCATGTAAAGGGTGTGCACTTGGCTTATCACAGTCTAAGTGTTCAAGGGGTAAAAGCACATTTTCAGCCATTGATTGTTGGTAAATCCGTACACAGTATTAAAGAAGCACAGGAAGCTGAACAAACAGGTGTTGATTATGTCATTTATGGTCATGTGTATCCATCAAAGTCAAAGCTTGGTCAAACACCTCGAGGGCTTGAACGGTTAAATCAAGTGGTTCGTTCAGTGAAAATACCCGTAATTGCCATCGGGGGAATTATGCCTTGCAATGTGAGCGAAGTATTGAGCACAGGTGCACACGGCATCGCTGTTATGTCGGGTGTATTTCAAGATGAAAACCCGCTACAGGCAGCGAAGGAATATGATGAACAACTAAGGAGGTGGAGTGATACATATGCAAATACATTATGA
- a CDS encoding amino acid ABC transporter substrate-binding protein, which produces MKKLVAFLSLLLAFTVVLAACGSNEKETNNASKSDQDLYEKVKEDGVLTIGTEGTYPPFTFHDDSNKLTGFDVEIAQEVAKRLGVKAEFKETQWDGMFAGLDAKRFDMIANQVGIRPDREKKYDFSDPYIESAAVLVVREDNNEVKSFEDMKGKKSAQSLTSNYADLAKKYEAELVGVEGFTQSAELIVSKRVDGTINDKLSFLDYKKQRPNAPVKIVDEAEDASASGLMFRKDSGKLVEEVNKALADMQEDGTYAKISEKWFGEDVSPK; this is translated from the coding sequence ATGAAAAAATTAGTTGCATTTTTATCTCTTTTATTAGCGTTCACAGTTGTGTTAGCAGCTTGTGGGTCAAATGAAAAAGAAACAAATAACGCAAGTAAAAGTGATCAAGATTTATACGAAAAAGTAAAAGAAGACGGCGTTCTAACAATTGGAACAGAAGGTACATACCCTCCATTTACGTTCCATGACGACTCTAATAAGTTAACAGGCTTTGACGTTGAAATTGCACAAGAAGTTGCAAAGCGCCTTGGTGTGAAAGCTGAATTTAAAGAAACACAGTGGGATGGAATGTTTGCTGGTTTAGACGCTAAGCGTTTTGACATGATTGCTAACCAAGTTGGAATTCGTCCAGACCGCGAAAAAAAATATGATTTCTCTGACCCATACATTGAGTCTGCAGCGGTGCTTGTTGTTCGTGAAGACAATAATGAAGTGAAATCATTTGAGGACATGAAAGGTAAAAAGTCTGCACAATCACTTACAAGTAACTATGCTGATTTAGCAAAAAAATATGAAGCTGAACTAGTAGGTGTTGAAGGATTCACGCAATCAGCTGAGTTAATCGTTTCAAAACGTGTAGACGGTACAATTAATGATAAATTATCATTCTTAGACTATAAAAAACAACGTCCAAATGCACCTGTAAAAATTGTAGATGAAGCAGAAGACGCATCAGCAAGTGGATTAATGTTTCGCAAAGATAGCGGTAAGTTAGTGGAAGAAGTAAATAAAGCTTTAGCAGATATGCAAGAAGACGGCACATACGCTAAAATTTCTGAAAAATGGTTTGGTGAAGATGTTTCTCCTAAATAG
- a CDS encoding NAD(P)H-binding protein, producing the protein MDIALLGATGRVGQQLIELLLENNHKVTALVRNVHRLPISHTNLKVIEGDAREEKVLDCLFQGQNAVISTLSTDGANVISESMPVIIKVMTRHSIERIITVGTAGILQSRTEPSLYRFQSSESKRKLTRAAEDHLKGFLTLKESNLLWTIVCPTYLPDGNITAHYRVEKNVLPLDGKKISTGDTAHFIYEELLNPRFPHCRVGISE; encoded by the coding sequence TTGGATATTGCTTTATTAGGTGCAACGGGACGCGTTGGTCAACAGCTTATTGAACTATTATTGGAAAACAATCACAAGGTAACAGCTTTAGTTCGGAATGTGCACCGCCTGCCTATTTCACATACTAACTTGAAGGTAATTGAAGGCGACGCTCGTGAAGAAAAAGTATTGGATTGTTTGTTTCAAGGACAGAATGCTGTCATTAGTACACTTAGTACCGATGGAGCTAACGTCATTTCAGAAAGCATGCCTGTAATTATAAAAGTAATGACTAGGCATAGTATTGAGCGAATTATTACTGTCGGCACCGCAGGAATCTTACAATCTCGAACAGAACCTTCACTATATCGATTTCAGTCTAGTGAATCAAAGCGTAAGCTTACAAGAGCTGCTGAAGATCACCTAAAAGGGTTTTTGACCTTGAAAGAAAGTAATCTTCTTTGGACGATTGTATGCCCTACTTACTTACCTGATGGAAATATTACAGCGCACTACCGCGTTGAAAAAAACGTCCTTCCCTTAGATGGGAAAAAGATATCTACGGGTGACACCGCTCATTTTATTTATGAGGAACTGTTAAATCCGCGATTTCCCCATTGCCGAGTTGGCATAAGTGAATAG